The Haloarcula sp. H-GB4 genome segment GAGCTGAGTCGTTCACGGTATTTGAAATCGTTCGAGATTCCAATGATACCGACCCTACACTCACTGAGATTTCCATTCGCTCGCGCACGGGGAATCTGGTAGAGAATTGAGTCGTCCTCTATATGATCAACTTCATCAAAAACAATGACTATTGTCCCCCCGATTGAATCAAGTTCGCTCCAGAGCCACTCGTTTACCTGTCGGCGCGGGTACCCAGTCGGCTTCAGCTGATCTGTAGGTGCACGTAGCTCATTCACAAGCTGGATCGCAACCTGATAGCTCGTACTTAAATCCTCACAGTTCGTCCGAATTGTCGTGACATCAATGTCGTATTCAGCCGCATCCGACTTGAGCTCATCAAGCAGATAACGTGTGCACGCAGTTTTGCCAACACCGGCTTTTCCGTATAGAAAGATGTTCGACGGCTGATCGCCGTTGATAACTGGCTGCAACGCGGCGATATACTGCTGTAGCTCTTCGTCACGTCCCACAATCTCTTCTGGCTGGTAATCTTCACGAAGTGCATCACGATTCTGGAAAATGTCTGTGTCTGGTTCGAACAACCCCATGTGTTTTCTTACTCACACTACAGTGGGATGGTATTTAAAACCACTGTGTCTTTTGTGTCCAATGTCTTCGAATTTGCACCCCATCATGTCCAGTGTCACGGGATTTGAGCGAGTATGGAGACTCATGCGTAACCGGTTTGAACGGTTGTTACACGATGCTGGAGGGAAACCTAACTAACAGTGCTATTTGACTCGTGAGCGGCGTATATCTGCCCTAGCGGCAGGATTTGAACACAGACCGATCAACAAAGACACTGGACACACTGGGGTGGGAGAGTGGCGATACCGCACACGAGTACGGGCTGAAAATACAACAGATAGTCAGAGGAGCAAGGAGAGATTATATGACCACCTCAATCAGCACGGCTGTCCCTGGTAACTGACCAACTCGGAAGGAGGTGTGTGGGTACGCACTCGATACTAAAGCCGCAGATGGAGACAAAGCAGAGCGCCGGTGTCGCTGCATTCGGTTTACCACGACCCGTCAACTGCTCGCTGATAGACGGTTTCGGCCTGATCAGCCACTGCATCCCAGTCGTACTGCTCCGCACGTTCGACAGGGTCAGCCGATGGGCGCTCGCCACCGAGAGCGGCGTCGAGTCTCTCTGTGAGCGAGTCAACGGTTGGGTCGACGAGAAAGCCCGCGTCACCGATAACTTCGTCTGCCGCCGAATCCGGATGGGAAGCGGCAATCACGGTACAGTCAGCAGCCATCGCTTCGACGAACGTAATTCCAAATCCTTCTCGCGTCGACGGTGACGCGAAAATGTCAGCAGCGCGCATATGCCCGAGCACGTCCTCGTAGTCGTCGAGAAATCCCAGCATCGAAACGCGGTCGGCGTGGGTCAGTGAGCTGCGTTTCCTGTCGAGGCGGTCACGCTCAGGCCCATCTCCGATGATACCGAGCGTGACGGCATGCTTGTCGGCGACTCGATCAAACGCCTCCAGCAGGATATCGACGTTCTTGTGCTCGATCAGCCGGCCGGCGAAGACGATATCGTACCCACTGTCGGGTTGTGTGGCAGTCCGCACCTGCTCGGTGTCGAGCCCGTTGGGTACGACCTCAATATGCTTCCGGGTCAGGCCGATATCAGCGAGGTTGTCCGCAGTGATTCCTGAAACAGCGATCGGATGCTGGGGTGCCTTGGCAGTGAGTCGTTCAATGAGTTTGCCACCCGGAGCGAGCGGTCCGAGGTACTCCTCCCAGTAATCGCCCCAGACCTCATGCCATGTCGTGACGACTGGCGTGCTAGTCCCGAGACTAGCAAGTTTCGTGGCATGGACTGGGAAATATGGGAAGACGCTAGCAATGACAAGGTCATGTTCATTGTCGCTAAGACGACGGCGAAGCGGTGGGAGTGCGCGGACTGCGAAATCGATTGCCTCGGTGATGGACCGCCGGTCGTCTTCGTAGAGTTCTGCTTCAGGCGCGACCGCGCGCAGGGTCATCCCCTCATGTGTGGTCTCCGCTGGGCCGTCCCAGTAGTGGCGACCATAGATGGTGACATCGTGGCCCCCGTCGGCGAGGCGAGTGCCGATTTCGTGGATGCGTTTCTCTGCGCCTCCACGCACGAACGGGTAGACAACATTGCTTATAAAACCGATACGCATTACCTGAGAGATTCAGTCCAGTCCCAAACAGTGTTTCGGAACCTACGGATCCGGGACGGGGAATTTGTAGTTGTACGCCATCACCGAGTTTCTGGGACGCGTGTCTTCCAAAAAATTCCGAGCGGAGATATCACTTAACTGAATGCCGAGACCAGATCCGTTCTCTACGTGTTCCTGTTTGCTTGTGTGGTTATCGTAGCCAAATCGTTCGAGCTCGGCTTGAAGCGTCTGGACAGAGCTTTCCGGAAAGCCGTGAGTCGAGAAAATAATGCGTGGTGCACCGCTGTCTCGAATTGAACAGCAGCCATCGCCCCAAAACCAGTGAAGTAGCGCAGTACGGTCAAGTTGGAAGTCCTCCGGCACAACTTTTCGACGCTTACCATCGTATTTTTTATACCAGTCAGAATACATCTCTTCGAAAAGTGGCTGTAAACGGGACCTGAGTATCCACATGGTATATTCAGGTCCGAATGTATCTGCCCGTGTGTTCGAGCGGGGAGCGTTCTCAGGAAAAAGGCCATCCGGGAGTTTCTCTTCGACTCGGAGCGTATGTTCCTTGACCGAGTTCGACAACCGGAAAAAGCAACCCCCCGATTCTCGTTGAAACAGACAGCCGTCGCCGAGGAGCTCTCCCTGAATCACGGAGATCTGGTGCGGACTGAATCCGACATCGACAGCTTTCCCGTCAGTCGACCGGAGTTCGATACCGGATTCTCGGAGGCGATACCGAATTTGCTCCGGAACCGTACCATAATCGGTGGCAATCGATTGGAGCGGTTCTCCCTGTTCAACGTATCTGTCAACGATCTCGTCGTCTTTCTCTTCGAGCCGGACGTGTGGATGGCCCCCTCGTTCGGTGGACACATCGTTCTCAACGAGACGCTTTCGAATTGTGGTGCTGACACATCGAAGTGGTCCGCTATCTCCTGTAGGGACTGGCCGTCCTCGTTGTACCGTTCGATGATTTCGTCCGTCTGCTTATCCAACCACTCGTACCGAGTTCCGGGCCCGTGACTCATACCTCTACGATCGTCTCCGTGGATTGTATACATTATGATTGTATCAATACATCGTACTACACATCTCGAAGATAACCGTCGTTTTAGTGGCTAGCCGCAGACCGGCGTAATAATGGCCGAAATCGATCTGAATCCGACCGATCGGGCGATCCTTGACCTCCTTCGTGACGGTCGGTGTACACCGTCGTATATTGCAGACGAACACGGGTACAGCCGACAGAACGTCACAAACCGACTCAGTCGACTCGTCGAACATGGGTACGTTCGGAAAGTCCACACTGGATTGTACGAACTCGTCGACGATCCGCAAGCAGATCTGTGACATATTTCGTGGCGTATTTTCAGACGAGGGTACCAATCAGATTCCTATCGATATAAATAAGCCAAAATATAAGAGAGTCTACTGATTCCATCTCAGTAATGACGGATCGGGACTGGAAACACGTCATCCTCCTCTCGGCGGACGCGCTCCGTGCGGACCACCTCTCCTCGTACGGTTATCACCGCAAGACCTCGCCCGTGCTCGACGAGCTGGCTGATGAGTCGATTCGGTTCGGGAACGCGTACAGCGCGAGTTCGCACACCCGCGAGGCGGTGCCCGCGCTGTTGACGGGCGAGTACCCAGATATCGCGATAGACGACGGGTATCGGCTCGCGACGGAGTCGGTGGCGTCGACGCTCTCGGAGGCGGGCTTCGCGACGGCCGGGTTCCACTCGAACCCGTTCGTCTCGCGGGCCTACGGCTTCGACGAGGGGTTCGACCATTTCGACGACGACCTCCATCTCGGCCAGCACAAACTGGTCGCGCTGGCTCAGCGGGCGCTCGACAAGCTGCGGAACCGCCACTACGCGCGGGCCGACGAGATCAACGAGCGATCGTTGGAGTGGCTTGACTCTCTGGATAGTGGTAGGTCGTTCTTCCTGTGGAACCACTACATGGACACCCACGGGCCGTACGAGCCGCCGGGCGAGTACGCGACGCGGTACGCGGACCGGGAGGTGTCCGGGCGAGAGGCGCAAAAGCTGTACCAGCGCGCGATCGACGATCCTGAGTCGATCACGGACGCGGAACGCGAGCTGCTGATCGACTTGTACGACGCCGAGATCCGGTACAACGACGCGCGGATCGGCGAGTTCCTGGCGGCGCTCCGGGAGCGCGATCTGTTGGAGGAGTCGCTTTTGATCGTCACCGCAGACCACGGCGACGCCTTCGGCGAGCACGGCTACTACGAACACCCGCGGTACCTCCACGACGAGATCACGCGGGTACCCCTGATCGTGCGTCCGCCCGGTGGGGCCGCGGAAGAAGTTGAGACACCCGCGAGTACGCTAGACGTGGGCGCGACAATCGAGGCGGCGGTCGGCAGCGAGGCAACGGGCGACGGCGTCTCGCTGCTCGGGACGCTCCCGGACGACCGGACGGTCTTCAGTCAGGCGCGCGGCGAGGACGAGCACGGCCACCTCCGGCGGTACGCGTCGCGGACCGCGGAGGGTGCGTGTTTCTGCGAGCGCGATCGGGAGTCGGGGACGATCGAGTTCGGGGAGTGTGCGGGGTCGGCCTTGCGTGAGGAGTTAGAAGCTCACGTCGACGAGCGGGTCCGTGTCGAGAACGGCGAGTCGGTCGAGGATGATGAGGAGGTCGACGAAGAGATCGAACGGCGGCTGGACGCGTTGGGGTATAAATGAGTGAGTCGCTTCGGATCGCGATGATCCAAGACGACTGGTGGCCACGAACGGGTGGTGGACCGGTTCACGTGAAGGAGCTTTCAGTGGCGCTTGCAGAGCGATTTGACCACACCATCGATATCTACACCCGGGCGCTGAAGAAGGACGGTTCCTCTCACACGAAGACCGAAACGTTTGCCAACGGTAAGGTTCGCGTCCATCGACTGAAGCCGTCGACGGAGTACTGGAACCCGATCGGGCGGGTCGCGTCGCTGGGCACCCCGATTCCACACCTCCTCACCGAAGAGTTCGATATTGTTCACGGCCACACGTTCCTCCCGGCGGTCCCAACACGGACCGCGGGAACATTCACTGACGCGGCGACCGTCTTCACCGTTCACGGGACCGCGTTGAACTCCGGAGTCGGGCGCGATGAGTCCGCGCTCGCAGGCATCAAGCGGCGGCTGGAACGGCTCTTCGTCCTCAACTTCGACTACGATCACGTCATCTCGGTCAATACGGAGCACTTGGACCTGCTCGGCGATCACCACGAGGACCTCTCGTGTGTCCCGAACGGCGTCAATCTCGAACGGTTCGATGTCGATGTCGATCGACGCGACGAGATACTCTTTCTCGGACGACTCGCACCGAAAAAGCGGGTGAGCGATCTCATCGACGCGTTCGCTCGGATCGCCGACGAGATTCCTGAGACCGACCTCGTCATCGTCGGGACCGGCCCGAAGGGAGACGAACTCAAAGCACAAGCGGCACAGACCGCGGTCAGCGACCGAATTCACTTCGAGGGGCGCGTTTCTGACGAGGCGATCCCGCGGTACTACCGTCGGGCACGGCTGTTCGTCCTCCCGTCCGTGTGGGAGGGCCATCCGTTGACGCTACTCGAAGCGTGGGCCGGCGAGGTTCCGGTGATAACGAGCGACGTTGAAGGGATCGGCGAGTTCGTCGAACACGAGGAGACGGGTTACCTCGTTCCCTCGGAGTCTCCTCAAGAACTCCGCGAGGCGATCCGGTACGCGCTAGACAATCCGGAAGAGAGCAGGGCGTGGGCCGCGAACGCGTACGAGTTGGTCAGCGACGAGTACTCATGGGAAGGCGTCGCGGACCGAACGAATCGGATTTATCAGGATATCACGTCGGACCGCTGAGCCGGTCTTTTGTTGTGGTTACTCCATGTAGCCGAGGTCGGCGAGGCGGTCCTCGACGCTCGACGTGTCTTCTTGTGACGAGGTGTCGGCGTAGTCGTCGACGAGCTCGTCCCAATCGCGGCGTTCGACCGTCTCTTCGGTGTCCGTGAGGACCTTTCCGTCCGTGCTGCTGTCGACTGGGATCCCGAGCTCGGCCGCGACGGTCGGCGCGATGTCGTAGATCTCGGCCTGATCGCCGGTATCGAGCGGTCGGTTGGCGATCAAGATACCTTCCGGCTTGTGGTTCTTGTGGGGGTATCGACGGAAGGTGTCGAGGATGGACCCGCTCACGTCGTAGCGGTAGTCGCGGGGGAACAGGGCGATATCCGGCGCATCGTCGAGGTGCTTCCCCTCGTAGACCTCTTCGCGCGGCTTCACCGCGTCGAAGACGAGTTCGCCGTCCGGATCACGGACCGCTTCGAGCTCCTCGATAAGCTCGGAGCGAACGTCCTCGTAGTCGCTCTGGGGAACGACTCCGTGTGGGTCGCGTCCCTCGACGTTGAGATGGACGCCGAGACTGTTGAACAGAAGCTGGTAGGCGGTCGAGTTCTCGTGGTCGACGACCTGATTCTGCGCGGCGACGAGGAAGTCCTCGGGGAGCACTCGTTCGACGGCCTTGTCAAGCCCGACCGTTCCGAGCAGCCGGTGGATCTTACGCGGAGAGAGTCCGACCGTCGAGAGCGCCAAGACCGTCGTATCGGCGACGGACGCGACAGGAGTGGAGCCGTCTTCGTCGGCTGTCTCTCCTTTTAGGTCGTCTTTCGCCTGCCGGAAGTACTGCTCCTCGCCCGTGGTCGTCTCCACGTAGCCGTGCTCGGCGAGCCACGAGTTCACGTAGAACGTCCAGTCGTAGTCGCCCATCCCGTGGTCCGAGGCGATGAGGACCAGCGGGTCCTCCCCGCCGAGATCGATGATGTCGCCGACGAACTCGTCGACATTTTCGAGCACCCGTCGGATCTGGTCGCGGTCGTCGAGGTCGTGGAAGATCGAGTCGGTGACCTGGAACTGGACCGCCATTAGGTCCCAGTCGTAGCGCTCGTCGAGGAAGCGGGCCATGTCACGGCGGTGACGGGCGACCTCCGTGTACTCCGCGACCGGATCGTCGTCAGTGCCGTACGAGGGGTAGATCCGATACTCGCCGTGCTCGGACTCGTACTCGTCTCGGAGTTCGGGGGGCGAGAACTCGACGTCTTCGGTGGCCAGATAGCCGGGGACGACGGCGCCACGTTCGAGCTCGGGAGCAGGATGCGTGACGGGGTAGTTGATCGCGATCGGCGTCTTCCCAGCTTCCGCGGCGGTTTCGAAGAGATACGGGGCGTCGACGGCGGGTCGATCGATGAGGGACTTCTCGTAGCCGTCGTTCGTAAAGAAGTCGAACACACCGTGGCTTCCGGGGTTACGGCCGCTGAGGAAAGAGGGCCACGCGCAGGGGGTCCAGGGGGGATGGGTGCTTTCGAATCCTGATCGAGCACCGCTTTTCAATAGCGAATAGACGGTTTCGAGGGAATCATCACGTAGCCACGGATCGATCTCCTCGAATCCTAATCCATCCAGTCCAATAAGAATCGTCTGAGCCGTGTCAGTCATTATCGGAAGTCCAGTGTGGCATCACAAAAAGCTTGAGTGAATGATATTACAGTGATATGGAATACTTTTGTGTGATACGCTATAAATAGCCGAGATCCGCTAATCGGTCCTCTACAGATGAGTCCTGAATTACCTCATCCGAAGTATCGGGCACGTAGGTTTGATTGTCTGTGGCGCTCGTTTCTACCAGAGGTACTTTTTTAAGATTCGGATGTGGGACACCCGCAATATGATTACTAATACCAAACTCTCCAAACAATTCACCATGATCTGCAGTGATAAGAACTCGCTCACGATCAAGGTTGTTTAGGAGCAACTCCACACTATCCAGAACATATCGTAAGTTGTCTAGGTATAGCTCGAAGATCTCGGCTTTGTTTCCTTGTGATCGAAGTTCTCCGAAAGGGTCTTTCTCGGTAGAGGTTATCTCTTGACCGTTCTGGGTTGTGTTTCTTAGATACGGCGCGTGAGGCTGCATGTAATGGACGAGCATCTTCTCAGGGGATGATTTCCGCCCAGTGTCGATAGCATGGTCAGTCACCGTTTCAGCCGGGACAACTCCGTACTCTTCGTTGAGATGCGAGAGAGATTTAAATTCCGCAAAGTCGTCTTTTGTCAAAGTCGGTCTGGACATCAGATTCGCGAATATGGGATGAGATTCGAGAAAAGACCCCCGTGTCGGTGACCAAAATCCGAAATCAACATCCTCAGTTAAAACTGAGTCGACCCACGCATTAGAGGAGATCTGGGTTGTTCGATTTATTTGAGTCCGATGCTCTTCTGTGAAGGTATTGACCATCCATTCCTTTGAGGTGCTTCCTACGGAGTACACCGCTTCAACCTCATCAATGAATTCGTATTCCGGTGCGACTGTTCGCATAGCGTCAACGCGACAGGCATCGAGTACGATCAGTACGTCCCACTCTAGATCGAACACATTAGTTCCGACAGGATGGTACGAAGTAACAGCCATCCACGGTAGTAAATATAGTGCATAAATTTCTCGGGTTATTTTTGACGAATATACTTGCTTAATCACATTTCTAAGCATGGTTGACATTGTATAATTGGATAGATATAAATACAGGCGACACAATATTTGACGTATCTGAGAGTCAAAATATTTATTTTGCATCTGTAACCATCGAGTATCAATTCTGTGTGATTGAAACAAAAATAATTTGCATCGGGGCACTACTCAACCGTCATAATTGATAAAGCGAACCAGCAGGAAATATTTTTTTCGTACGCTACTGTGATCACTCGCTCGTGTAGGCCCTGCTGCGGCCCCAGTACAACTGACCGCTCGGACTGCTAGACTACGAGTATGACCGTGAAATGTGGTAGATCGACCACTCATCGAAGCGAGATTTGGCATTTTCACATCTGATTCAGACAGTTTGCATTATAAGAGAGGGTGTCATAGAACGGTTACCACACCAACAAGCAGGGTGAACGCTGAGGTGGTATGAGCCCAGCACCCTGCAAAATCACCCTTCGGTAGACTCATTCTTCAATGTCGTAGAGACAGAGACGCTTGCGCTGTTTGAGTATCTCTCCTTCGAGTTTCTCGACAAGTTCAACGTGTTCGCCCCGGCCCAGACGGGGCGAACACGAGAGCACGAACCACCAGAGTTGATGCGTGGGTTCCTCCATTGCTACTACCACGACATCTATGGGATTCGTCCCATTGAACGCGAACTTCAGAACACGGTCGTCTGGCTGAGCTGTGGGTTCGATCGACCGCCGTCGAGAGACGCGGTCGATCGCTTCCTCACTGACCTCGAACACGTTGTTGACGGGGTCTTCGACCGGCTCGTCAAGCAGGTCGCCAGCCGCGGCCTGTTCGACTTGACCTACTGTATCGATTCGACCGATGTGAGGGCGATGCCCGCCGACCAAGACGCCTCGAAGTGCTACGATCCAACCGCCGAAGAGTACTACCACAGATACGGCTGCACGATCGCCTTGACCGGATCAAAGATCCCGATAGCAACGGAGTTCACCGAGAGCAAGCAAGCGCCAGAAGAGACGGCGATGCGCGTCACGAGTGACGCGCTCGCCGTCGCCAAACCGATGTGGATGGTCGGTGATAGCGCTTATGACACGCTCGACTGCACGACCACCTGCTGGCCGCACGGGTCGTGCCAGTCGCCCCATACAACGCGCGAAACACCGACGATCCAAAAGACGTCGAGTACAGGGTCGAAGACCGCATCGACGAACACAGCGAGGACGTACAACTGAAGCAATCGACGCTAGACGAGACGTACAACCGCCGGACAGGAGTTGAACGAACCAGCAAATCAATTAAGGACTGTGGCCTCGGGCGAACGCACGCCTGAGGCCGCGTCCACACACGAGTACATTCTCGCTCTATGCCTTTGCCTCGTCGTCGCAATCACCAACTACGAACGCGGAGACAATCCAGGGAGCACGATCATCACGGTGTGAGAACTCTTCTATGACACCCTCTCTCGTTGTCTGCCATCTCGGCAAGCCATGTTCCAATTGGTTTATATATGTTCCGGTGATAAACTAGCATCTTGGTGAAAACAATCACAGTGTGGCTTCAAAGTACACTCCATGAGGATAATTTTATTTTACCGACCAGTGTACGACGAATATGAATATTCTTGGATATTTTCCAGGGATTGACTTTTCCGCCAACGAACAGTTTGGAAGAAAAGTCCATCTTCGTGAGTTCATATCTAATGTAAAGTCTAACGAAGGGGTAACAGCCACGTTTGCCATTGGCAATGCACCCCCAAGCCTATTTGATGGTGATCCGAACATCATTGAATTAGGCCACACAAACTCAATACTGCGACAGACAACGGGCGAATTCTATCAAGCAATATATTTCTCCAATGTTATCCGACAGAACAATATAGACCTCATATACACCAGAGATTCGCCATATTTTGCGCCACTATTGATGAGTGTTCTCAGTGACACCCCTCTAGTTGTCGAAGCGAATGGGGTTCCAGAAAATGAGGGCCAGAATTCAATAGTTAGTACGGCTAGAAACAAATCATTCCACACAATACGTGCTGTAAAAAGAAATCACGCGAAGAGGATTATTGCTGTCTCTAAGAGTGTGGAAAACTATTTATTATCAGAAAATTCCGGTTATCAAACGGTCACTGTCTCAAATGGTGTTAATATCAATAAATTCGATATATCTACTTCTGTATCACCAAGCGAACCATACACCTTGTGTTACGTTGGTGGACTACAGGAGTGGCAAAACATCGAGAAGATGATCCGAGTCCTCTCTCTAATAAAGAAGGACATTGAATTTGTGGTTGTTGGCGGTACCAAAAAAAGAATAGCTGCCCTTACCGAAACAGCGAGGGCGGAAGGCATCAAAGATAGCGTCACATTTGTTGGTAGGGTGTCTCACGACAAAGTCCCGGAGCTGATTAATGAGAGTGACATTTGTCTGGGTCCATTTGCTAAGTCACGAAAAGCATCGCCGCTCAAGATCTACGAATACTTAGCCTGTGGACGGGAAGTGATTGTCGTGAATGATGATGGATTAGAAGAAATGGACGGTTTGCCGGGAGTGCACCGTTTCCAATACGAATCAAATGAAGTATTAGCTAGCAAGGTAGTTGATACCCTAATCGGGTGTTCAACAAACACAGATGGGAGAAACATGGTGGTTGATCAGCATTCTTGGAAGGCGGTAACAGATCATATTCTCCATGAGTGTAGAAAAGTGGTTGAATGAGAGTTCCGTAGTTACAGATACCCCATCTGCTCCAAATTTTCTTTAATATCGTCACTCAAAGTTTCTGATTTTTGTTGTTTAATACGTTGTAATTGCCTTTGATGTTGCATAAGTGAGTCTTGAAGCTCATCACAGTCATATCCAGGGCCAGCGTATTCTTCCTCGTCAGGATAGTAGATTAATTTGTCATCCGGTGATTGCCATGCTACAAATTGCTTTTTTGGAGGGAGCCGGTCCCGGTCTATATCTTCTGATATTTTATTTATAAAGGAGGTAGAGGCACTATAGTACGTATATGCTGTATCGCGTGTTTCCGTTCGAATATCAATACTATTTGTATCTGGGCTATCGGCCCCAGTTAAACCAATAATGGTCTCGTAGAGGTCATTCAACTGGACAATATCACTAAAGACTCCGTTTTTGATTCTGTCGGTGGGATCATGGATTATCAATGGAACACGGATTAGTGAATCTGCAACAGAAAACTGGTGACCTAGTATATTATCTTCTCCAAAGTTATCTCCATGATCACCAAATATCACAATAATCGTGTTGTCGTAAACGTCTTCTGCTTTCAAAATCTCAATAATTGATTCTACA includes the following:
- a CDS encoding winged helix-turn-helix domain-containing protein yields the protein MAEIDLNPTDRAILDLLRDGRCTPSYIADEHGYSRQNVTNRLSRLVEHGYVRKVHTGLYELVDDPQADL
- a CDS encoding alkaline phosphatase family protein, which gives rise to MTDTAQTILIGLDGLGFEEIDPWLRDDSLETVYSLLKSGARSGFESTHPPWTPCAWPSFLSGRNPGSHGVFDFFTNDGYEKSLIDRPAVDAPYLFETAAEAGKTPIAINYPVTHPAPELERGAVVPGYLATEDVEFSPPELRDEYESEHGEYRIYPSYGTDDDPVAEYTEVARHRRDMARFLDERYDWDLMAVQFQVTDSIFHDLDDRDQIRRVLENVDEFVGDIIDLGGEDPLVLIASDHGMGDYDWTFYVNSWLAEHGYVETTTGEEQYFRQAKDDLKGETADEDGSTPVASVADTTVLALSTVGLSPRKIHRLLGTVGLDKAVERVLPEDFLVAAQNQVVDHENSTAYQLLFNSLGVHLNVEGRDPHGVVPQSDYEDVRSELIEELEAVRDPDGELVFDAVKPREEVYEGKHLDDAPDIALFPRDYRYDVSGSILDTFRRYPHKNHKPEGILIANRPLDTGDQAEIYDIAPTVAAELGIPVDSSTDGKVLTDTEETVERRDWDELVDDYADTSSQEDTSSVEDRLADLGYME
- a CDS encoding sulfatase yields the protein MTDRDWKHVILLSADALRADHLSSYGYHRKTSPVLDELADESIRFGNAYSASSHTREAVPALLTGEYPDIAIDDGYRLATESVASTLSEAGFATAGFHSNPFVSRAYGFDEGFDHFDDDLHLGQHKLVALAQRALDKLRNRHYARADEINERSLEWLDSLDSGRSFFLWNHYMDTHGPYEPPGEYATRYADREVSGREAQKLYQRAIDDPESITDAERELLIDLYDAEIRYNDARIGEFLAALRERDLLEESLLIVTADHGDAFGEHGYYEHPRYLHDEITRVPLIVRPPGGAAEEVETPASTLDVGATIEAAVGSEATGDGVSLLGTLPDDRTVFSQARGEDEHGHLRRYASRTAEGACFCERDRESGTIEFGECAGSALREELEAHVDERVRVENGESVEDDEEVDEEIERRLDALGYK
- a CDS encoding sulfatase-like hydrolase/transferase — its product is MRTVAPEYEFIDEVEAVYSVGSTSKEWMVNTFTEEHRTQINRTTQISSNAWVDSVLTEDVDFGFWSPTRGSFLESHPIFANLMSRPTLTKDDFAEFKSLSHLNEEYGVVPAETVTDHAIDTGRKSSPEKMLVHYMQPHAPYLRNTTQNGQEITSTEKDPFGELRSQGNKAEIFELYLDNLRYVLDSVELLLNNLDRERVLITADHGELFGEFGISNHIAGVPHPNLKKVPLVETSATDNQTYVPDTSDEVIQDSSVEDRLADLGYL
- a CDS encoding glycosyltransferase family 4 protein, encoding MRIGFISNVVYPFVRGGAEKRIHEIGTRLADGGHDVTIYGRHYWDGPAETTHEGMTLRAVAPEAELYEDDRRSITEAIDFAVRALPPLRRRLSDNEHDLVIASVFPYFPVHATKLASLGTSTPVVTTWHEVWGDYWEEYLGPLAPGGKLIERLTAKAPQHPIAVSGITADNLADIGLTRKHIEVVPNGLDTEQVRTATQPDSGYDIVFAGRLIEHKNVDILLEAFDRVADKHAVTLGIIGDGPERDRLDRKRSSLTHADRVSMLGFLDDYEDVLGHMRAADIFASPSTREGFGITFVEAMAADCTVIAASHPDSAADEVIGDAGFLVDPTVDSLTERLDAALGGERPSADPVERAEQYDWDAVADQAETVYQRAVDGSW
- a CDS encoding endonuclease I produces the protein MSTERGGHPHVRLEEKDDEIVDRYVEQGEPLQSIATDYGTVPEQIRYRLRESGIELRSTDGKAVDVGFSPHQISVIQGELLGDGCLFQRESGGCFFRLSNSVKEHTLRVEEKLPDGLFPENAPRSNTRADTFGPEYTMWILRSRLQPLFEEMYSDWYKKYDGKRRKVVPEDFQLDRTALLHWFWGDGCCSIRDSGAPRIIFSTHGFPESSVQTLQAELERFGYDNHTSKQEHVENGSGLGIQLSDISARNFLEDTRPRNSVMAYNYKFPVPDP
- a CDS encoding glycosyltransferase produces the protein MNILGYFPGIDFSANEQFGRKVHLREFISNVKSNEGVTATFAIGNAPPSLFDGDPNIIELGHTNSILRQTTGEFYQAIYFSNVIRQNNIDLIYTRDSPYFAPLLMSVLSDTPLVVEANGVPENEGQNSIVSTARNKSFHTIRAVKRNHAKRIIAVSKSVENYLLSENSGYQTVTVSNGVNINKFDISTSVSPSEPYTLCYVGGLQEWQNIEKMIRVLSLIKKDIEFVVVGGTKKRIAALTETARAEGIKDSVTFVGRVSHDKVPELINESDICLGPFAKSRKASPLKIYEYLACGREVIVVNDDGLEEMDGLPGVHRFQYESNEVLASKVVDTLIGCSTNTDGRNMVVDQHSWKAVTDHILHECRKVVE
- a CDS encoding glycosyltransferase family 4 protein, producing MSESLRIAMIQDDWWPRTGGGPVHVKELSVALAERFDHTIDIYTRALKKDGSSHTKTETFANGKVRVHRLKPSTEYWNPIGRVASLGTPIPHLLTEEFDIVHGHTFLPAVPTRTAGTFTDAATVFTVHGTALNSGVGRDESALAGIKRRLERLFVLNFDYDHVISVNTEHLDLLGDHHEDLSCVPNGVNLERFDVDVDRRDEILFLGRLAPKKRVSDLIDAFARIADEIPETDLVIVGTGPKGDELKAQAAQTAVSDRIHFEGRVSDEAIPRYYRRARLFVLPSVWEGHPLTLLEAWAGEVPVITSDVEGIGEFVEHEETGYLVPSESPQELREAIRYALDNPEESRAWAANAYELVSDEYSWEGVADRTNRIYQDITSDR